Genomic segment of Panicum virgatum strain AP13 chromosome 9N, P.virgatum_v5, whole genome shotgun sequence:
ATCAAAAGATGCAAAACCTTTTACAAAACTAAATAACAAAACATTCTCTATAGAAGAAAAGGCTTGTTCTTTACTCCAATATGATCATTACTAGTGAAAATCAAGTGGAATCAGACTAGACAAGCATTCCGCACGATACCAGGAAGCATTTGCCAGCAAAATTTAAGCTTGCAATATTTTTAATCGAAGTGAATCGAGCAGTATATAAGACCAGCATTTCTCCGTTGTGTTATATTATGTTATAATCATAAGTTTCATGCTTTTAACCAAAGAATATATCAAAGCAAGCGcagcaaaaatacaaaaaatgttgaattaacTCCACGCTCCACGGTTGTTTGATTAATACAGGTGACAGTAAAATATCTCCAGAGTTCAGAGGACATAATGTATCTTATAAGCAACATATTTCAAATTTCTATTCACTCACATAAGCAAGACAGGAGTATGCCATGGTATACTGTAGCAAACTTCATTACTGACACATAAAGTCATATAAATACCTCTTGTTTGTGAGAATTGCCCCAATCAACAGCATACTTGATTAAGCTACACTTATTGTCATCCCGAACTGGCCAATAATGTTGCATGGGCATCAGCACCCTTGAATAGAAatcatagtattttggtgcaacCACTAGTGTCATTGAATCGCAAGCTAGAATATACTTCTCGCTAACTGACCATGCTGATCCTTCAATATAAATCTTATACCTGTCTCCCAAAGAAAGAAGGTCAGCATTACTGACagaacaaaataaatttcaacTTATCTGCAAGAGAAAAAGCAAACCTATGGATGCATTGACTAGCCAAATTTGATTGTTTGTATCCTGCCTTGATCTCTTTGACCCAATCCTGAATGATAGAGAAAATGAACTAGCTAATCAATGATGAATCACCATTACCCGAACTGTTTCAGTGAAAAATGATTGTCCACTAAATATGAAGGTTTAAACATTTTATGGGATGGAATTGAACAATTAATTTGTTAGAAGCCAATGGGCATTACAGTATCTCCAAGTATAATTTTAACTTGAATGCAACATAAAGAAAAGCAAAGTACCTGTTTGTAAATACGTGCGTTCCAATCATGCTCACTGGAGACATTACACTTAACTAGCTCCTGCCTTATAGCTGCCACATCTGGATTCCCTTTCCAGTAAGCATAAGGTTGCCTATACATCCATTTCACCCTCCTGTTGCCACTGTTCAATTCCTTCTGCAGAGCATTCCATGGCTTTATGTTGATCTCAGGCCTGTCATCAGTCATCACAGACATTTAATTAAGTGGTCGTGCCTTTGTCTGAACATCAAAACACAAATGAACAGACTATCAACAACAATTTCACTTTGATAGCCCCTAAAAGGTAAAAGCACAATCAGAAATGCAACTGTTCTCTTGCAATTGGTTTTCGTCGAATTCACAATTATCAACAAGGAACGCAGTGAATACTGGTATATAACCATGCCAATGCATGAAAGAAACATAACTAATTTTGTGGTGGAGAAACAGGAAGGTAAGATCAGCTGCTTACCATCCCCAGAAAGACCAGTCCGGGAAGACGACGTCGAGCGTCTCGTTGTCGCCGCAGTACCTGAAGAGCGGCGGCAGTACGGTGGCGTTCTCCCCCTGGTACTGGTCAGCGTGCACGACGGGCCAGTCGACGCAGTCGAACATGAGGTCGAGGTCGGGGACGCGGCCGGGGTAGCGCCGGAGCAGCTGCAGGATGCCCCAGATAGTGAAGAGGTCGCGAGTCTGGAATGCAGGCGCGATGCGCTCGATGTAGGCGCGGCCCCGGATCACGACGAGGCGGAAATTGGCGGTGGCGCGTGCGCGGTCGACCATGGCGCGGGTGATGCCCCCCGCTGCGCGCCATGGGTGGAGGTCCTCGTGGATGGAGCGGAAGTAGGTGGGGCAGATTGAGGAGGCGTTGGCGGTggcggggagaggcggtgggtcggggatggcggcgcaggtggaggcggaggcggaggcggaggaggcgttGGGGGAGAGGGCGAGGTCGAGGGTCTGGGAGATGTTGCTGGGTATGTCCAGGTCgcaggcaagcggcggcgccgagcaggAGAGGGAGTAggtcgcccgcggcggcggcggcgcggcggggataGCCGGAATAGAGGTGGTATGCGTCGTGGTCAGGATAGCCTGCAGGGAGAGCCGGAGAGGAAGACGATGATCCACACTAACCAgctcactttttttttaaaaaaaagaagaaaaatacttcATCGAATTCAAGTGACTATGCTGATAAGAAATGAAAAATCCCAATTTTTTCAGACATTCCTTTGTAATGAATATATGAATATGAATTACGCCGTTGCAAATTCTTTAAGGGTAGGTCACACTGGGCGATtgaaaaatttttgaaaaaaagagagagaatggaTGGGGCTTACCTACCGGCTTTGAGCGCCACTGATCCAGATTCGTGATTGACAGATGAGTCTGCacatattttgaattaattgttAATTTGTGCCTAGGAAGGACGGCCTTGACTGATCTTAgcattaatcggagaaaaaatgATAGATGAAATGCACCGAACATATTTTTCTTCTTATGTTTGGGACATATTTATCTGTGTAGGAACTAATATGAAGCCAATTTGAGATCGATTGCAATACGGGGAGGAGGGGAAATATAAACCCTGCACTCACAGTGGTGGTGATCCAGCGGGCGGACACGAGGACGCCGACCACGAcgacgaagaagaagaggaagatggcCGTCGtcaccggcgacgacgacgagtccGACCCCTTGCTCCGCCGCCCGTCCGGGATCACAGCTGCGGCCGGCGCCGTAGCCATGGATCGCCTAGCGGTGAGTCCTCCCTTGTCCACCGCTTCGTCTCCTGCGATCAGACTCCGATGATCATGGGTTTCGCCTCTGGATCAGAGAAGGAACTCGGCATGCATCAGATCGAAGCATGCATCGTCGAACACGGCAGCGTTCAGGAGGCCGTTGCATCCGCGCCGATCGCTCAGGAGGCGCGTCCACGTGTGCTACGTAGCGAGTGGTGCCATGCATGCGGCCGCCAAGTTCCACAAGACGCGGTCAGAGTGAGCCAAGCTTTTGACTGTGCTAAAGCAGTAAAGCGTGTGCATGCGAGGCAACGGGAGCAGGTGAGATTTGGCTTTGCCGATTAAACTGGGGTGAATCGGTAAATTCAACCTGCTGCTGCTCATATTTCAAAATTTGAAGAGGTTTTGCGCGCTGCGACAGAAACAGGAGGACCGACATCACTTTGTGCAAGCAATGCGTGCCGCCGCATGCCGGGGACAGTCATTTTGAAGATTTGCCAACCAAGATTGAAAGGTTGCTTGATTAGCAACAGGCTATTcatctttaatttttttattatttagcTTTTCATTCTTGCAAGACATCTCTGAGGAGGATTTGCACTGCAGCTATTTGCAATAAAAAATATGCAGTATTGGAGATATGCAtcataagagcaactccaataaATCCTTTAAATGGACCTTTTCATCTCAAAATTGgaagacgaaataaaaaaaatcacactTCAGCAGATCTTACCTTTTATCAAAGCTTCCATTTTAGGGAGATCTTTTTATTAAAGCTTCCATTTTAGGGAGATCTTCAAATCTCTTTCTTCACCCTCTATTCCTCCTATAGAGTCATCCACTAACAAATGGGACCCCTTTAGATCGAAagaagatgatgagattcaaAGGCCCCTGCTAGAGTTGAGGTTAAAAAGCTAGTCCTCAAAAAATAAAGGGAGCCCttaccaaaaaaaatttaggacgattgttggagatgctctaaaggTGGGATATATTTTATCCCATAAAACTAGGGAGATAATCTTTTTTGAAATTCATTTTTTATTACATTTGAAATTCATatggaaaaagaagaaaaaaccgAAATTATAGTATGACAGGCCGACAAATGGCTAGACCCATATTTTGGCACGGCCCAACACGCATCTCCTCGCTGCAGAAGCTTCCTAGGGTTTTAGCGGGGCTGATGGCCATGGACGTGGCTCTTTGCTAAAGAGATAGTCGAGGACAGTGCCATCCATTGAGGTATAGCTTTGCTTAAAATTGGATATAATATTAAACTTAATTTTCTGTGGTAAATTACTACAGTTGAAGAATGTTTTTTTAGCAAAGATAAAATTATTTAGTGGTCCTGACAAAAGCTATGTTTTAACGATGTCCACTAGCAAATCTTTCCTATTTAATTCCGTTACTAAAAACCAGGGAGATAATTTGTTTTGAAACTCATatggaaaaaggagaaaaaaaacagaaacagtAGTATGATGGACCGACGAATGAGTAGGCCCATGTTTGGGCACGGCCCAACGCGCATCTCCTCGCTGAGTCGCTGCAGAAGCTTCCTAGGGTTTTGAGGCGCCGCATAATATAAGAGACACCTCTTCTCCTCCCATTCCTCCCATTAGCGCCGCCACTCCCAGACACATAGCCCgagccctctcctcctccccttcgGGCCACCACCAAACCCTTGCATACCCATccaccatggcggcggcggcaggcggaggCGCGCCGCGGGCGTTGTCCCAGAAGGAGCAGGACATCCAGATGAtgctcgccgccgacgtccaACTGGGCACCAAGAACTGCGACTTCCAGATGGAGCGCTACGTCTTCAAGCGCCGCACTGACGGTACGGATCATTCTCCTCCCCATGTAGATCTATGTAAACAACCTTTGCAGCTCTATGTTCCTGCCATGAGATCTCATGCGTAGATAGGCCGTGAGCTCGTGCCACCGTGCTTGTATCGTAAGCTAAGATTTTTAGCATTTATCAGAAATAGATGTTCTTGTCACCAATTGTAGCGGTATATCTCTGTAAACGCTTAAATGGTTTTGCCTTGTTCAATGATTGGGGCTGTGCGTCTCCCGCATCTCACTAAAAAAATTGTAGCGGTATGAGGAATGATAAACTAGTATTGATTGTGATCTGCGTTGCCATGTGCTATTTAGCACCCTAGTTAACTCACAAGTAGTGCCTTGTTGTGATATGCCTTCCTGTTGATGTTTTTTTTAATCAGGCATCTACATCATCAACCTTGGCAAGACATGGGAGAAGCTCCAGCTGGCGGCGAGGGTAATCGTTGCCATTGAGAACCCTCAGGACATCATTGTCCAGTCCGCCCGCCCCTACGGCCAGCGCGCCGTCCTCAAGTTCGCGCAGTACACTGGTGCCCATGCTATTGCCGGGAGGCACACCCCTGGAACCTTCACCAATCAGCTGCAGACGTCCTTCAGTGAGCCTCGGCTGCTCATCCTTACCGACCCAAGGACTGACCACCAGGTGAAGAGCATTTCGATTTGAAAGTCCTGAGATGTGCATTTGTTGGATCATGCAGTAGCCTGTGCTGGTGAACTAATTTTTATTTGTAACTGTTTGCAGCCGATCAAGGAGTCTGCTCTGGGGAACATCCCCACCATTGCCTTCTGTGATACTGACTCCCCCATGCGGTATGTCGATATCGGCATCCCAGCCAACAACAAGGGAAGGAACAGCATTGGATGCCTGTTCTGGCTCTTGGCAAGGATGGTTCTGCAGATGAGGGGCACTATCCTCCCTGGGCACAAGTGGGAAGTCATGGTATGCAATCTTAGGATGCTTTTTAAAATGCCATTGGCCATGCAATGTGTGCAGATTTTTATCACCCTTAGCATTCTTATGTGATGATGTTGTTTGCAGGTTGATTTGTTCTTCTACAGAGACCCTGAGGAAgcaaaggagcaggaggaggaagctgctgctgcccctGAGTTTGCCGCTATCACTGATTACCCAGCGGCTGATCAGTGGGGTGGTGGAGACCAGTGGACCTCTGATGTTGCTGCACCGCCTGTTGCTGTTGGTGGCACTGGTGCCGAGTGGGGTGCTGCTCCAGGTATGTGCTGAAAATTTCATCATCTTTGTTATGGAACCCTTTTGCTGAAATGTACCCTGTGTTCAAATGGAAGTTATTATAGTCCAGACCATTTGATCTGCTGGGAGTTGCTCATGTACAAGTTTGTGGTAAACACTGTTCTCATAATCTCATTTTTTTTCGTTGCAGCTCCAGTTCCTACTGGAGAAGGCTGGGATCCAGCTGGGGCTCCTGCACCTGTGGAGGGTGCTGTTCCTCCGGTTGTTGCTGCTTCGGCTGGTTGGGATCCAGCAGCACAACCCACCGCCCAGGGCTGGGACTAGGCATAGGCCCTCCCTTTGTGATGCATCTTGAATTCAGGAATTTTTCCAAAGTATGAATGCCCAAAATCAGGATGCATCGTCTACAGCTATGCATTGAACACTTTTGTTTAGGGCTTTCTAGCTGAACTTGTGCCCCTGTTCTGTTTTCAACATTGCTGCTAGAGGAGACTGCGAAGATGTGGTATAAGTAGCATTTCCGTTCGTGTTGTTTATGGATCCGTTCAATGTGATGGTTCTATATAACATGTTGAGGCAGTTGAGAAAATTTGGTTGCCATTTATTTTGTGCTGTACAATCTTCCCAGTTCGTTTGAAGTTCCTTTCAGTTCGACTGAATGAGAAACGGAATTTCTAACTAACGCTCGAGTAATTATCTGTTTACTTTGTTAATCAATTTTCTTTACGTCGGCTGCTTGCCTGCCTTGCCATACCATACCGGCCCAGCAAGCGAGCTAGCTCTGGAACCAGGCCCGCCACTAGTGCTGCTGGACAGGCACAGAGCCTAGCAGTCCTGGGCTTCTACCTGCTGTGTGACCGAGAAGGCCGAGCACGTGTGGCTCCTAGCTAGCTGCTGATTAGTTTTGACGTGAAAATTTTAGTCTATTTTAACAGCATTAGCGTGTATTTTGATTGTTGTTGTGGCCTCGTGGGTACACTTCATTAGTGCATGGTTATTGAATTATAAGATAAGATCAACCAGGTTGATCTGATCTGTAAGTGACAAAGGAGTttggcaaatttttatggtcATATCATTTTCAGATGAACCCATAAAGTTCAATTTGTCTTGTACTTTTTCAGGACCACTAAAAAAATTTATCTTTGCTAAAAAACGCTAATCAACATAGTAATTTGCTGTAGAAAATTAAGTCTAATGTTTTATCCAATTTTAAGCAAAGCTACCTGAATGGACGACACTGTCCTTGACTACCTCTTTATCAAAGAGCCACGTCCATGGCCATCAGCCGAGTGCCATGGCCGCCGTGAGACAGATGACAGCAATGCGGATCCAGGATAATTGTTAGAGAGTTTTCTTTAATCTCTAGACAACTTCAGCTTTTAATCGTGGTGCATCCATGGTAAAAAAATGTAGGAGTTTAGGGGGCACTATGGATCCGGCTGCGGTAGTGCGGTAGAAGAAGCCTCTAGGCTTGCTTTAGGGTGATGAAATCCTGGATCATCCAATCCAGTAGGGATGGAAGCTCATCCAGGAGCGTGTTGACAGTCGAAATTAGCatcaaccggtctgatcggtttgaccgagcggtctgatcggtcggggCACTATGGTCAGTCCGACagagaccgaccggtctgaccggtgggtctgactggtctgaccggtctaggaggagtccgactgtaattataattttttgtaGAATTAGATATGTAAAAGGGATTCTTTGCGGGATAAATccatcccaccctataaatataaagggacACGGCCGATTGAGTATCATCCAATTGATCAGAACACAATACAATTACTACTTTTTATCGTCTTTAtcttttctccaaaccctaacttttccaaacctcatctgctgttcttccatTGTCTACGcgacgtttgaagacgttctaggtggcctgctgatcctagaacaaccctacgcgcgcctgccctgacggggtccctctcgggcgagcgttcgtcggtcGTCGCTGATTCACCCCGGCGacctgtctgaccggtcccttagaccggtctgaccgctccacgcaggaggcgctgcatCGAGCTCGTACTCGCGCCGCGCGACCTAGCGCATTCGTGTGTTGAtccgtaaaaggcgtcaacacatTTTTGGCGACTCTGCTGGGGACGAAAGATCTTGGTTgacaaaaccgatctaatctacacCGAAGATGGGCTCTACTTCTGAAATCGACAAGGACGATGTCATTCTTGCGACATACGAGCATCTTCCTGAGGAGGTCCGTCAAAtgctggaggagcgcaagaagaagcgtgatgaagaagatctacCAGTGGCGCTTGCGAGCATCAAGGTCTGTCGATGAGGCAAAGTCACCAAGATCAAAGAGATCAACTTCCCTTCTACCTCCACGAATACATCTACTGAGGTAACACCTGCTGCAAGTGCTCCATCTTCTGGTGTTACTTTAGATCAAGTTCAGAAGTTGCTAGCTGAGCGCGATGTGCATTGGGCTAATTGGCTTAATTCTAAAAATAGAGAATCGGCTGGTAAGGAACCAGAGATAGCCGATGAACCTCCATCTATTTCTACTGTTGctacttctgaattttatgttcctcaaCCATCGGCAGCATCTCCTGTGAATCAACCCTAATAtgggatgccgatgaattatttTAGTGGTCAAACGATAACACCTATATATACTGATCCTATTACGAGCTTCCCTGGTTCGGCCAACATTAGCCGAACAAACAAACTCGTTCCGTACATGCCACCAACACCCCCCAGGAACTCAGTACCACCTATCGGTTCTATCTTCAACGAGATTTTTGAGCGATATGTGCAATGTTGGCAAAAccggcagagaccggtcagactaacTTATCAGTCCAGTCAGACCAGTTCCCCTCagctggtcagaccggtcgcgccGACCAGTCTGTCCGGTCATTCTGTTTCAAACCAGTGCTAAGTGTCTACATCCACACAGTTAAATTCTTTGAGACATTTTGATAAACTGCTTGctgattataagaatgatttggccAACTTGCTTAGAGAAAACtttggagtggatgttagaaACAAGACTCGCACATACCAAAAGCCGTATCCTACTTCGTTTGATTCGATTGCATACCCTACTGGTTTTAGGTTGTCTGAATTTATTAAATTCAGTGGGGAAGATACTAGGAGCACTTTAgagcatattagtcagtatcttgcccaattaggagaagctggttTAATAAATGAGTTGAAAgtgtgtttattttctttatctctaactGGAACTGTTTTCTCATAGTTTTCTTCTTTGGCACCTAATTCCATTGGCTCGtgggaacaattagagcagaagttccatgagcactttttctgtgagcatgatgagcttaaattgtTTCACTTGATATCGGTTAGACATATGcgtgatgaatctgtcaatgattacATAAGAAGGTTTCAcgatacaaaaaaccgatgctttagtgTAAATATTGCAGAAAAAGATTTAGCTTATTTGACTTTTAATGGCTTACGCTCTCATATCaaagaaagattagagggctatgatttctttTATGTTACTCAAGTGTATCAGAGATTTTTGGCtatagaaagccgaagcaaagagtctCAAGAGTCTCATAGACATCATCGTTCTAGTGTGCATGCTTTAGATTGCAATTcagattgttcggacgatgatccTAATGATgtatatgctgctgaatttgtttggccatctcAAGCCAAACCTTTCActtgttctgctcttaagccgattcacaaaaatcggcaagaagaaaaatttacttttgatgtgtccaagttgtaggatcaagaacaccgactagagggggagtgaataggcggtttaaaaactaaaaccacaaacactagagaaatttaattagtaaaacAAGAGAGCTCTATGTCTCACTACTACTATCTCTAGTttggtttgcaacctaggatgaCAAGATAAATTGCAATTTCTaggaaagtaaattgctcaaagtaaataaactaaacaagatgagcaagagagataaccgagcttgacacaagattttatcccgtggtgttgatgacttgccggtcaaccctaatccacgttgaggtggattccaagagtcaaccgctcctctatcaagaactctcTTAATCTTGAgacggcttgaatcaaggaaccgctccacatctcgattccactagagttgctcttcactaCTCCGGTGAgatgagcacaaaacctctcacaattgaaatcggggctcctcaacaatctccttggaggtgctccacgaaatccacttctccaagccgtctagggagcggcaactcccaagagtaacaagtcgatgacgcttgcttgatgTTTCCTAAGTGCCACAAAACTCAAACTCTTAATGCAATGCACTAGAATGCTCTCACACTCataagaatgcaatctctaagcaagaatGTGAGAGAGAGGAATGGctcagctctaatgtgtcaagaaagttgtccaaatggccaagagagcctcccaatggccgagcattgggtatatatagacatcccctaaaaaactagccgttacactcttttctgcgtaaTCGCGgtccgtccgcggttcaaaaaccggactgtccgcccttataaaccagtgagtcagagtacaatgattgtgtgtcagaactagccgttacagccctggcggaccgtccgcgccctaggggcgaaccgtccgcagttcaatgttccacaccaccagagacgattCTGGTCACTTTTGAAAAAtaccggcggaccgtctgcgccccaggggcggactgtccgccgttcaactttaaATTCCACCAGAGACGCaaacgtctctggtacaaaagtTAATTGACCGGTGGACcttccgcgccccaggggcggaccgtccgccgttcagacCATCAGCCCAACCAAAGAGGCAACGTCTCTAGTACAATTTGAGTtagaggggcggaccgtccgcccacctgggccggaccgtccgctcttCATTTTTCACCCCCACCAGAGGCAAACAGCCTCTCTGGTACATTTTTAAATtgtatggcggaccgtccgcaccccaggggcggactgtccgcacttaGACATTCAGCACTCAAACTTTAGATCTTTTTTAAACTTTTCAAAACGtcattagccctcatgcatgcatctagacattttgagcaaaatgacactaaagacccgtcaagcacaaGTACATGAcctctcttgatagtacggctatctatccaacaaactcGGTCATATTTCATCCACTAATCGCCttatgaccggtaaaatgcaaaagccctatttgatacctttgccttgagcccgagctttgcatatTATCTCCAAAACTTCATACgatcacaatcaaatccttttcatccgtggatcaacctatgctcattatctcaaatgaaattgttaatccacaaaccgttgtcattaataaccgaaactcgaattaggggcctagatgttttcaatctccccctttttggtaattgatgacaatactaattttggagtgataaaaatAATTCAAGTCAATTTTATACACAAGGCATAAGgtagacttggaattgaactttggaataacttactcatttttcttgaaaatttcagaatttgaTATGAATAGATTCACCTAAGTttgatgagtagagagaactcccccttgatatgggcttataaatttgaatgaaaaccaagagcacatatatatgaaatttgaaatttttgacggagtttcccctacaagtggaaatcgaggcaatacaacatacaagatatatatgatatgaacttATCATGATTAGCACAATCTCAACAAGCCACAAGGATGAACATAAACACGATAAGGGTATTACAAGCCAACgaagttcatcacacattacaagcCAAGTtcaagttcaagccacaaatcCATGCGAGACAATAATataaacatgcaatgcaatagaGTTTGACACAAATAAAATATGAGTAGCAAGCGGAAGCAAATCAAATAGAATCTCCAtgtgaagtccatgagctccccctagatccaagcgtCACTCCAAGCtgtccttctccccctttggcatcaattgccaagaagatCAGTCCATcggtggtggaggcgg
This window contains:
- the LOC120689848 gene encoding O-glucosyltransferase rumi homolog produces the protein MATAPAAAVIPDGRRSKGSDSSSSPVTTAIFLFFFVVVVGVLVSARWITTTTHLSITNLDQWRSKPAILTTTHTTSIPAIPAAPPPPRATYSLSCSAPPLACDLDIPSNISQTLDLALSPNASSASASASTCAAIPDPPPLPATANASSICPTYFRSIHEDLHPWRAAGGITRAMVDRARATANFRLVVIRGRAYIERIAPAFQTRDLFTIWGILQLLRRYPGRVPDLDLMFDCVDWPVVHADQYQGENATVLPPLFRYCGDNETLDVVFPDWSFWGWPEINIKPWNALQKELNSGNRRVKWMYRQPYAYWKGNPDVAAIRQELVKCNVSSEHDWNARIYKQDWVKEIKAGYKQSNLASQCIHRYKIYIEGSAWSVSEKYILACDSMTLVVAPKYYDFYSRVLMPMQHYWPVRDDNKCSLIKYAVDWGNSHKQEAQRIGKQASNFIKKERRMDYVYDYMFHLLTEYAKLLRFKPTKPPEAVEICSESLACQAIGLEKKFMEDSMMRSASDAGPCDLPPPFSPEEFKALQRKREKTMKQIETWEEKASKPVDSKTRVHAFPSQKKFI
- the LOC120688282 gene encoding 40S ribosomal protein Sa-2-like; protein product: MAAAAGGGAPRALSQKEQDIQMMLAADVQLGTKNCDFQMERYVFKRRTDGIYIINLGKTWEKLQLAARVIVAIENPQDIIVQSARPYGQRAVLKFAQYTGAHAIAGRHTPGTFTNQLQTSFSEPRLLILTDPRTDHQPIKESALGNIPTIAFCDTDSPMRYVDIGIPANNKGRNSIGCLFWLLARMVLQMRGTILPGHKWEVMVDLFFYRDPEEAKEQEEEAAAAPEFAAITDYPAADQWGGGDQWTSDVAAPPVAVGGTGAEWGAAPAPVPTGEGWDPAGAPAPVEGAVPPVVAASAGWDPAAQPTAQGWD